The Streptomyces kanamyceticus genome window below encodes:
- a CDS encoding DUF5685 family protein has protein sequence MFGIVRPCSHRLGEGLKTQWMAHLCGLCLALRGDHGQFARVVTNYDGLIISVLTEAQAEHATGWRRTAGPCPLRGMRTASVARGEGARLAAAVSLVLASAKVRDHVVDGDGLLARRPVAVAARRVAKGWDKAGARGGAAVGFDTAVLLDAVERQAGIESLAGPGTSLLTVTEPTETATAAAFAHTAVLAGRPGNVTPLAEAGRLFGRLAHLLDAVEDQEADAASGAWNPLTATGTTRAEARRLADDALHGIRLALRDAEFTDGKLAHRLLAHELGRSIDRAFGTDACGHTHEVTAHQGGSFGPPQGGGPYGPAAGGPYGSQNPYGGGNPYGGAPGAPGGPGGPGGFGGGPEGPGSFEPGPPKPGKRGFWAGCAVAIGLCCTCKVCCADHFEGPWSRKKREGCCNACGSGDAGCCSCCECCACCDCGC, from the coding sequence TTGTTCGGAATTGTCAGGCCCTGCAGTCATCGGCTCGGCGAGGGACTCAAGACCCAGTGGATGGCGCACCTGTGCGGGCTCTGCCTCGCGCTGCGCGGCGACCACGGGCAGTTCGCCCGCGTCGTCACCAACTACGACGGGCTCATCATCTCGGTTCTGACGGAGGCTCAGGCCGAGCACGCCACCGGCTGGCGGCGCACGGCGGGGCCCTGTCCGCTGCGCGGCATGCGGACGGCCTCCGTCGCGCGGGGCGAGGGCGCGCGGCTCGCCGCCGCCGTCTCGCTGGTGCTCGCCTCCGCCAAGGTCCGTGACCACGTCGTCGACGGGGACGGGCTGCTCGCGCGGCGGCCGGTGGCCGTCGCGGCCCGCCGCGTGGCCAAGGGCTGGGACAAGGCCGGTGCGCGCGGCGGCGCCGCGGTGGGATTCGACACGGCGGTCCTGCTGGATGCCGTCGAACGGCAGGCCGGGATCGAGTCCTTGGCCGGTCCCGGCACCTCCCTGCTCACCGTGACCGAGCCGACCGAGACGGCCACCGCCGCAGCCTTCGCGCACACCGCCGTGCTCGCCGGGCGGCCGGGCAACGTGACACCGCTCGCCGAGGCGGGGCGGCTCTTCGGCAGGCTCGCGCACCTCCTGGATGCCGTCGAGGACCAGGAAGCTGACGCCGCGTCGGGTGCGTGGAACCCGCTGACGGCGACCGGCACCACGCGGGCCGAGGCGCGCCGTCTCGCCGACGACGCGCTGCACGGCATACGCCTCGCGCTGCGGGACGCCGAGTTCACCGACGGCAAGCTCGCGCACCGGCTGCTCGCGCACGAGCTGGGCAGGTCGATCGACCGGGCCTTCGGGACCGACGCGTGCGGGCACACCCATGAGGTGACGGCCCATCAGGGCGGGTCCTTCGGGCCGCCGCAGGGCGGCGGGCCGTATGGGCCTGCTGCCGGTGGTCCCTACGGCTCGCAGAATCCGTACGGGGGCGGCAACCCGTACGGCGGCGCACCCGGTGCGCCCGGCGGGCCGGGTGGCCCGGGCGGCTTCGGCGGTGGTCCCGAGGGGCCCGGGAGCTTCGAGCCGGGGCCGCCGAAGCCGGGCAAGCGCGGCTTCTGGGCGGGTTGCGCCGTCGCCATCGGACTGTGCTGCACCTGCAAGGTGTGCTGCGCCGACCACTTC
- a CDS encoding acyl-CoA dehydrogenase family protein → MSARARTPLPPFDPADPLGIDDLLEPEDLAIRDTVRGWAADRVLPHIAEWYEKGELPGIRELARELGSIGALGMSLEGYGCAGASAVQYGLACLELEAADSGIRSLVSVQGSLAMYAIWRFGSEEQKQRWLPGMAAGEIIGCFGLTEPDHGSDPASMRTHAKKDGTDWVLTGRKMWITNGSVAGVAVVWAQTDEGIRGFVVPTDAAGFSAPEIKHKWSLRASVTSELVMDEVRLPADAVLPDVVGLKGPLSCLSHARYGIVWGAMGAARSSLDAAIEYAKTREQFGRPIGGFQLTQAKLADMAVELHKGVLLAHHLGRRMDAGRLRPEQVSFGKLNNVREAIEICRTSRTILGANGISLEYPVMRHATNLESVLTYEGTVEMHQLVLGKALTGLDAFR, encoded by the coding sequence ATGTCCGCACGCGCCCGCACGCCGCTCCCGCCCTTCGACCCCGCCGATCCGCTCGGCATCGACGATCTGCTCGAACCGGAGGACCTCGCGATCCGCGACACGGTCCGTGGCTGGGCGGCCGACCGGGTGCTTCCGCACATCGCCGAGTGGTACGAGAAGGGCGAGCTGCCCGGCATCCGCGAGCTCGCCCGTGAGCTCGGCTCCATCGGGGCGCTCGGCATGTCCCTGGAGGGCTACGGCTGCGCGGGCGCGAGCGCCGTCCAGTACGGGCTGGCCTGCCTGGAGCTGGAGGCCGCCGACTCCGGCATCCGCTCCCTGGTCTCCGTGCAGGGCTCCCTCGCCATGTACGCGATCTGGCGGTTCGGCTCCGAGGAGCAGAAGCAGCGGTGGCTGCCCGGCATGGCCGCGGGCGAGATCATCGGCTGCTTCGGCCTCACCGAGCCCGACCACGGCTCCGACCCGGCGTCCATGCGTACGCACGCGAAGAAGGACGGCACCGACTGGGTGCTCACCGGACGCAAGATGTGGATCACCAACGGGTCGGTGGCGGGCGTCGCCGTGGTGTGGGCGCAGACCGACGAGGGCATCAGGGGATTCGTCGTACCGACCGACGCGGCGGGCTTCTCGGCCCCGGAGATCAAGCACAAGTGGTCGCTGCGCGCCAGCGTCACCAGCGAACTGGTGATGGACGAGGTGCGGCTGCCCGCGGACGCCGTGCTGCCCGACGTCGTCGGCCTCAAGGGCCCGCTCAGCTGTCTGTCCCACGCCCGCTACGGCATCGTCTGGGGAGCCATGGGCGCGGCCCGCTCCTCCCTCGACGCGGCCATCGAGTACGCCAAGACCCGCGAGCAGTTCGGCCGGCCGATCGGCGGCTTCCAGCTCACCCAGGCCAAGCTCGCCGACATGGCGGTCGAGCTGCACAAGGGCGTCCTGCTCGCCCACCACCTCGGGCGGCGGATGGACGCGGGCAGGCTCAGGCCCGAGCAGGTCAGCTTCGGCAAGCTGAACAACGTGCGAGAAGCGATCGAGATCTGCCGCACGTCAAGGACCATCCTGGGCGCCAACGGGATCTCGCTCGAGTACCCCGTCATGCGGCACGCGACGAACCTCGAGTCGGTCCTCACCTACGAGGGCACCGTCGAGATGCATCAGCTGGTACTGGGCAAGGCGCTCACCGGACTCGACGCCTTCCGGTAG
- a CDS encoding MFS transporter yields MSGTSTAAAPFGRRGPGAEGAGANRWLVLVVLCVSLLLVAVDATVLHVAVPAVTEDLRPGAIELLWIVDIYPLVCASLLILFGTLGDRVGRRRVLLLGYALFGVASAIAALADNAQVLIAARALLGVGGAMIMPATLSILRQVFPDRRERAVAIGIWSAVAAVGAAVGPLLGGFLLEHFWWGSVFLINIPLMLISLPIGRWLLPESTGSGNGPWDVVGALMAAAGLFGVVLGVKRLGGGESPLGATTLVSLAVGIALLVGFVRRQRRRTHPLVDLSMFARPAFSTSVGCIVLAMLALVGLELIAAQYLQLVLGLSPLETGLRLLPLTIAAMAAGLAGSQLLRRFGPRVMVCSGFALTALAVVLLTGMGDHANDALLVTGFVLLGLGLETTLFGAYESMLSEAPPSQAGGAAAIGETSYQLGAGIGIALLGSVMNAAYAPGLSSVRGVPAADSAAASHSLGEAYDVAARLGGGPGAALRAAARDSFVHGLHVTLLVSAGLLLLGALAALRLPRVMECGAVPAARAEKGVPAPRDPAAAVGATSAVDA; encoded by the coding sequence ATGTCCGGGACGTCCACGGCCGCAGCACCGTTCGGCCGTCGGGGACCCGGGGCGGAGGGTGCCGGGGCGAACCGCTGGCTCGTGCTCGTCGTCCTCTGCGTCAGCCTGCTGCTCGTCGCCGTCGACGCCACCGTGCTGCACGTGGCCGTGCCCGCCGTCACCGAGGACCTGCGGCCCGGCGCGATCGAGCTGCTGTGGATCGTCGACATCTACCCGCTGGTCTGCGCCTCGCTCCTGATCCTCTTCGGCACGCTCGGCGACCGCGTCGGCCGCAGACGCGTCCTCCTCCTCGGCTACGCCCTCTTCGGCGTGGCCTCGGCGATCGCCGCGCTCGCCGACAACGCGCAGGTCCTGATCGCCGCCCGGGCGCTGCTCGGCGTCGGCGGCGCGATGATCATGCCGGCGACCCTGTCGATCCTGCGCCAGGTCTTCCCCGACCGGCGCGAGCGGGCCGTCGCCATCGGCATCTGGAGCGCGGTGGCCGCCGTGGGCGCGGCCGTCGGACCGCTGCTCGGCGGGTTCCTGCTCGAGCACTTCTGGTGGGGCTCGGTCTTCCTCATAAACATCCCGCTGATGCTGATCAGCCTGCCCATCGGGCGCTGGCTCCTGCCCGAGTCCACCGGGAGCGGGAACGGGCCGTGGGACGTGGTCGGCGCGCTGATGGCCGCGGCGGGACTCTTCGGCGTCGTGCTCGGCGTGAAGCGGCTCGGCGGCGGCGAGTCGCCGCTCGGCGCCACCACCCTGGTCTCGCTCGCCGTTGGCATCGCGCTGCTCGTCGGCTTCGTGCGCAGGCAGCGGCGGCGCACGCATCCGCTCGTCGACCTGTCGATGTTCGCGCGGCCCGCGTTCAGTACGTCGGTCGGCTGCATCGTGCTCGCCATGCTCGCCCTGGTGGGCCTCGAACTGATCGCCGCGCAGTATCTGCAACTGGTGCTCGGCCTCTCCCCGCTGGAGACCGGGCTCAGGCTGCTGCCGCTCACCATCGCCGCGATGGCCGCCGGGCTCGCCGGATCGCAGCTGCTGCGCCGCTTCGGGCCGCGGGTGATGGTCTGCTCAGGCTTCGCGCTGACCGCGCTCGCCGTGGTGCTCCTCACCGGCATGGGCGACCACGCCAACGACGCGCTGCTGGTCACCGGCTTCGTGCTGCTCGGCCTCGGCCTGGAGACCACGCTGTTCGGTGCGTACGAGTCGATGCTGAGCGAGGCGCCGCCGTCCCAGGCGGGCGGCGCGGCGGCGATCGGCGAGACCTCCTACCAGCTGGGCGCGGGCATCGGCATCGCGCTGCTCGGCAGCGTGATGAACGCGGCGTACGCGCCGGGGCTCTCCTCGGTGCGGGGGGTTCCGGCGGCGGACAGTGCGGCGGCGAGTCACTCGCTCGGCGAGGCGTACGACGTCGCTGCGCGGCTCGGCGGCGGTCCGGGGGCGGCCCTGCGGGCCGCGGCGCGCGACTCCTTCGTGCACGGGCTGCATGTGACGCTGCTGGTCAGCGCCGGGTTGCTGTTGCTCGGCGCGCTTGCCGCTCTGCGGTTGCCGCGGGTCATGGAGTGTGGGGCGGTGCCTGCGGCGCGGGCTGAGAAGGGGGTTCCGGCTCCTCGGGATCCGGCGGCGGCCGTCGGTGCCACGTCGGCCGTGGACGCCTAG
- a CDS encoding cell division protein SepF: MGSVRKASAWLGLVDDNNDERYYDDGYEDDRAEGPDKPEAWVTDPRVRVAAEAAEEEERRIGTVTPDSFRDARAIGELFRDGVPVIMNLTAMEATDAKRVVDFAAGLTFGLRGSIERVATRVFLLTPAHTQIVNGEAAGRPADGFFNQS, from the coding sequence ATGGGATCGGTGCGCAAGGCGAGTGCCTGGCTTGGCCTCGTCGACGACAACAATGACGAGCGTTACTACGACGACGGCTACGAGGACGACCGGGCCGAAGGGCCCGACAAGCCGGAGGCGTGGGTCACCGACCCGCGCGTGCGGGTGGCGGCGGAGGCGGCCGAGGAGGAGGAACGTCGCATCGGGACCGTGACCCCGGACAGCTTCCGGGACGCGCGTGCCATCGGCGAGCTCTTCCGCGACGGCGTCCCGGTGATCATGAACCTCACGGCCATGGAGGCCACCGACGCCAAGCGCGTGGTGGACTTCGCGGCCGGCCTCACCTTCGGTCTGCGCGGCTCGATCGAGCGCGTGGCGACGCGGGTCTTCCTGCTCACCCCCGCGCACACCCAGATCGTGAACGGCGAGGCCGCGGGCCGCCCCGCGGACGGCTTCTTCAACCAGAGCTAG